A stretch of DNA from Candidatus Obscuribacterales bacterium:
TTGCCTGATCCTTGATGGCATTCAACCGCGCCACCATACCGATCACCGTGGGGCGATCGCTGCGGGATGGACGGGTCTGCTGGGCACGACGGGCGATCGCCTGCAGATCACAGCCATTGGGGATGGCGCGGGAACCGGCGGGTAGAGACGTCACTCGGGTGAAGGACTCATGCACCGATTGGGAACAGCTATAGATGGGAATGCCCAACAGGCGCGACCCTTGGACAATGCGCACCCAGAGCCGCTGTTGCCTAGGATCCTTTGGTAGCGGATTGCCCGCCCGTGCTACCACAGTCGTCACACCAGCCAGGCGAGCAGCCAGCCCCACCAGCAGATGCAGACCAAAGGTATAGACCACGACCGCTTGGGGGCGCTGCCGTTGGAAATAGGCCAACGCCTGGGACACAAACCGTAGCCGTTGCCGAGGATGGTAGGCACAGTCCACCACTTGGGCTCCAGCGTCGAGAAACTGCGATCGCATCGTTTGACAGGCGGGGTTGAGGTTCAACACCCGATGCTGGATCGAGGGCGGCCCATGGCGCACCAGTTGTAAACACAGATGTTCATTGCCGCCCAAAGCTAAGCCATTGAGAACGTGAACCAGGATCGGCGCGGGAGGATCGGTCATAGGGCACCTGCTCGGGCAAAATGTTCAACACGGTGGCATAGTCGCGGGCCATGGTGGCGATCGCAAACAGGTGTTGGGCCACGTCTTGGGCCTTTTTCGCCACCGCTTGGGCCTGGTCAGGATGGTTGGCCACATAGCGAATCGTTTCCGCTAGGCGATCGGGATTGCCCGGCGGCACCAGCCAGCCCAGATCGCCATCCTGCAGCACTTCGCAGCAGGCCCCCACCTGGGTTGCCACGACCGGCACCCCCATAACCATGGCTTCCACCAAGGCAATCCCAAAGCCTTCATCGGGCTTGGCGGCAAACACAAACAGATCCATCTGCCGCAGCACATCGGGAATATCTCGACGCATACCCAGCAGCGTCACGCAGTCCTCCAGGCCCAGCTCCGCCACCAGCGCCTCATACTCCGCCCGGCGACTACCCTCACCAATCAACTGCACCTGAATGGGTATCCCCTGCTGCTTCAGGCGTTGGGCAGCGCGGATCAAGGTGGGCTGATCCTTGTGAATTTCTAGCCGAGCCACCATGCCAATGGTGAGCGGTTGATGGACAGAGCGAGGGGGGCGATCGCCCTCCGGTTCCCAGGCACAGGCGTTGTAGACCACCTGGGTTTCCGCCTCAGGCACGCCAAAGTGCTGCACTACTCCAGATTGAATATAGCTACTACAGCACAGCAGCCGATCGGTGAGCGATCGCCCCCACTGCACCTGCTGGCGAAACTTCGAGAAGCTGGGCGACCCCACCGGCGGATAGTTGCCCACATGGGCCGCCACTCGCCGCACTCCCGCCAAACGCGCCCCCGCCGCCATAAACGTATGCCAGCCAAAGGGCATGGACAGGAATGCCTGGGCTCGATATTGCCGCGCTAGACGATAGATCCCCACCACTAGTTGACCATAGCGACGATAGCCTCGGGCGGGCAACTGTAAGCTATGGAGCGGTACCCGGAGCGATCGCAGCTCTGGTTCTAGATCCCGAGGTTCGTCATAGAGCGTGACCACCACCGGCTGAATGCCCCAGGCCAACCACTGACGACAGAGATCCAGCACCAGCACCGGCGTGCCCTCGGCGCAGAGGGAGGTGAGGGCAATCAACACCGTAGGCTTGGACATCGAGGTCATACCACATTCCCCACAGGCTTAGGATCAGCAGGGCGATCGGACAACTGGAGCCGCGCTAGGACGCGATCGCGATGGCGCTGACTGATAAACCACACATTCCCCCAGGCATCACAAGGATCGAGGATCCAAGCAAACCGATGAGCCGTGGCATCATAGAGGGCCGCGTCGTAACCTAGGTGGAAGAGATAAGACACCACATCATCCGCCTGGATGCCATAGCGGTATAAGGCTCCGTTAATTTCCACAATCAGCACATCAAAGCCCTGGTGAGCGAGCAGCCGAGAGGCACCGCGCAGCACCGACAGCTCAAACCCCTCCACATCCAGCTTGGCGATCGCATACTGCTGCTGCCCATCCACCACATCATCCAAGCGCCGACAGGCTACCGGCATGGACAGAGAACGAGACTCGGCATCCGCCATCACGTGATTCACCGTATCCAAATCCGTGGTGAACTGCAGCGTCGTTTCCTGCTCACCCAAGGCCACGGGATGCCCCTGCACCCAGGTCAACTGGTTGTCCGTCAGGGTGCGAGACAGGCGATCGAAGGTTGCAGGACAAGGTTCAAAGGCATGAACCCGACCGCGTTCCCCCACCAGCGAAGCAGACAGCAGACTATAGAGCCCAATATTGGCTCCAATATCTAACACCGCATCCCCTGGCCGTAGATAGCGCTGGAAAAACCGAGTAGTGTCGTATTCCGCCTGGGGCGTGTAGTAGACAATATTGCGCGTCTCATGCCCCTGGGGATCCAGCCGCACGGGATAGCCAAACACCTGACGCTGAACCGAACGCTGGGGCAAGCGATAGGCCAGCCACCAATAGAGCGATCGGGCGATCGCCCCCAGACGCTGACCTCGGTTCGCTGGATGGATCCAAATCGATCGAAGAATCTTGAAATAACTCAGCATAATCGTCTCAGATTGAGAGCAGCAGCTATTCGTAGGGGGACTCCATGACATGAAGCTAACGGGTTTCGACGATGCTCAACCCTCTGCTCATAGGTTGTAGTACCGTAGGGTGCTGTTAGGCGAAGCCGTAACGCACCGTCTCGCCAAACCTTGATGGGCGTTCTAGTCCGAACAAAGAAGGTGAATCGTGGACGGCTGCGTGAGCAGATCGACGGGGCGACCCCAGCGATCGCCCACCTGGGCATAGCCAAACGACTCGATTAACGCCACCATGGCCTGGCGCGACACGCCCAGACTCTCCCAAGACCCGCAGTGGCATTCGATCAACAGCGCTGGCTTATAGGCTTGGATCGTCGCTTGGGCACCCTGGAGCACCGCCAGTTCATGGCCTTCCACATCAATTTTCATGGCGTTGGGAATGCGATCGTGGTGCAGCATCCATTCATCGAGAGGAACCGCCGAGACGCTGAGGGTAGGAATATCAGCCTGGGCATCGGTCACCCAGAAATTATTCGCGCCGTTGTCGTAGGCGGAGAGGGTGAGGGTATGCACATGGTCGGAGAGGGCGATCGCTTCAATGTGGGCAGTCACCTGGTTTAAGCTCAACGTTTCCTTCAGCACCTCAATCGTGGAAGGAATCGGCTCAAACGCCTGCACCGTCAACTCTCTACCCTTAGCCAGCGATAGAGCAGTACTGTAGACACCAATATTGGTGCCAATGTCGAAAAACACCCCCTGAGACGGCAGAGCATCAGCCAGAAACGAGAGCGATCGCTCATCAGCGTGGGGGCCCTGCCAAAACTGACGATGGGCAGCCTTGGGCAAACGCAGGGATTGCCCCAGCGCCTGCACCGGCAGGTATTGGCCACCGCCTTGGCCCATGGCCAGGAGCTTATGCCAGCGCAGATGCCAGGCTTGGGGATTAAACCAGCGGCGGGAAACGTAAGCAGTCCAAGGAGCAGTTGTCATAGGAGTTAAGGAGTTAGTTGACGTTGGGATGTCTCTTGCCCTGGGAGGGCGTACAGGCAACCTAGGAGGGCGATCGCATGGCTAGATACACCGGCTCTTGCCCGTGGCCATGGCGGGTGAGGTGAAATCCGTAGGGCTGGAGATAGCTAGCGATGGTCTCCGCCGTGGTATTGGGATGAATTTCTAGGACGATCGCCCGCACCCGCTGCAGCCAGCCGTTGTTCTGGGATAACAGCTCATCCTCGGTACCCTCGATGTCGATTTTCAGAAGATCGAGGTGCTCCCAACCTAGGGCGGTGAGGAGATCGGGCATCGTTTGCACCGTCACAGCCACCTGCTGATCCAGGCGATGCATGGGTGAGGTTTCCAGGGCAGAACAGGCAGGATTTTGACCAAACCGTAGATTCAGCGTGCCGCTGGTGACGCCAATCGCTCCCTCAATCACCTGAGCCGGCACTCGGTTGAGCATCAACGTCTGGCGCAGCAGGGGAATATTGCGCGGATCCGGTTCCACGCAGACCATCTGTGCTTCGGGAAACTGGCAGTGTAAATAGAGCGCCCCCAAGCCGATATTGGCTCCCAAATCCACCACGGTGCGGGGCACAAAACCTAGGACATCGGCAAGCTGATATTCTCGATCCAGCAAAATGCCCTTGGCCATACCCGCATAGGCAAACGACAGCGGAAAGGTGACCCGATGCTCAAGCAGATGGGCCGTGACCATTTCCACCGGCAGCGGTTGTTGGCGGCGATCGCACCAGCGACCCCAGTAGTGAAAACGCAGGTACCAACCCCGAGGTAAACCCAGACCCTGGAACTGGCGATCGCTCTCCAGCACCTGTTGTAAAACCGTCCAGCTCGACGCAAGTGTCATAGCAATGTCATCGCTCATAGGAATGATGGTGTGGTTCTCTTTTCAGCCCCTAAGAGTGGGTATCAGGGAGAGGCTGGGCTAAATATTCAGCCAGGGCCTGAGGATAGGGCACCGTTTCGCCGGCCAGAGTGGTTAGGCTATAGCCTGGCAGCAGATCCATCAGAGCTTGGGCGGCAGCGATCGCATCCTCAAACGCAAAGGGGTGGAAGCCTACCAGCACAATCGGTCGATACTGCTTTAGCGTTTGCTGGGCACCCTCAAGCACCTGCAGTTCCGCCCCTTCCACATCAATCTTCAGGAAGCCAGGCGTCAGGGCATGGCGAGCGACGAGAACATCCACGGTGGTGGTTAACACTGGGTAGGAGTGGGCGGGCAACTGGTGGGGATTGGGCAATTTGGCCGCGTCCACCACCGAAAAACCACTGCCAATATCATCGGTATCGCTGCCCAAAATGTTGAGGGTGATCGTCTGATCTGGCTGATCGGTGCAGGCAGTCGCTTCCATCAAAACGCGATCGCTAAAACCATTACCCTGCACATGGCGTTCCAGCAAACGCAGGTTGCCCGGCCCCGGCTCCACGGCAACCACCCGTCCTTGGTCGCCCACCAAATAGGCCAACTCTAGGGTCATCTGTCCCACATTGGCACCCACATCGATCACATCCATCCCCGGCTGCACCACCCGGCGAAACGCTTGGATCGTCTCCAGTTCCGCCATCTCACCCCGCAGCGCCACTAGGGGATCGAGCCGCCACGATCGCTCATTTTGCACAGCGATCGCTAGGCCATCTTGACCATAGCGCTGGGATAGCAGCCACCGATAGAGCGATCGCGCTCCAGCCTGCACCGAGGGCGGCAGTCCAGTCAACACGGGACGGAGGGCAGAGTGAGCCCAAATTAATGTATCTGGCATAGTTAGCCTCTTTCGTGGACGAACGGTCAAGTTTGGCGAATGCGAGATGCAGCCGACGAGAGACAAGGACAATAAGTCGCGCTTTGCCACCTAGAAAGATAGGTTGGGCAGGCAGGTTGGATGACCCACCAAGCGGTGATACACCTGTAGATAGCCATCAACCATGCGGTCATGACTGAAGCGGCGATCGCACTCTGAGCGGCAGTCAGCCCGGTCGATCCGGTCGATCTGCTGCACCGCCTGCACCATGTCCTCCACGTCGTTGCAGAGAAATCCAGTTCTTCCATGGGCGATCACCTCCGGGGCAGAACCCCAGCGGGTCGCAATCACCGGCGTACCGCAGGAGAGAGCCTCAGCCATGACGATGCCAAAGGGTTCATGCCACTGAATGGGAAACAGGAGCGCCTTGGCATTCCCCAAAAACGAAACCTTCTGAGCATCATCCACCACCCCCACCCATTCAATGGTGTCGCTCAGATAGGGCTGCACCTGCGTTTCAAAATACTGCCGTCCGCCCGGCTCATCCGAAATATTGCCAGCAATTTTGAGCGGCAGTCCGGTTTTTTGGGCCACCTGAATCGCCAAATGCACGCCCTTGTTATGGGTGAGGCGTCCAAGAAAGGCCAGGTAGCCGGGGTGGGACGGACAGGGAGTGAAAGGAAAGCGATCGCCCTCCACGCCGTTGTAGACCGTCGTCCAGTTCCCCAAGTGGGAAACATGCCGTCGCTGATCGTCACTAATGCTAATCAGCGCTAGGGCCTGCGATCGCTGCTGCAGGAGCCAGCGCAGGTCGGTCTCGCGAATATCGTTGGCAAACCGGGCAATCACCGGCACCGACGTCTTCAGCACTGCCCAGAGATAGTCCACTCGCCCAAAGTTGTACACCACATCGGCCTTGCGAATCGCCGCTAAGCTCAGCCCCTGAAACCAAAGCTTGCGATAGGCTCGGGACGCATAGACTTGGGTGGGCGGTTGGTGGGACAGGAGGCGATCGCCCTCGGTGGAGTCAGGATGGGCCAGGAGGGTGACATGGTGGCCGCGCTGCTGCAGTCCCCGACAAAACAGCGCTACAATCCGCTCCGTTCCCCCATAGTGTTGAGGCGGCACGGGTAATCTAGCATCAGCAATCACCACGACATTCATATCTTCTTCCGTTATATCAAGGCGTTGAACGACAGTGCGTTACGGCTTCGCCTAACAGCACGCTACGGTAGGATTGAGATCTGTCTCCTGAATAGCATTTCTAGTCCTCCAGCCAATGCAGCAGGGAGCGATTCAGCAACTGACTGAGCTGCTCCACATCCGAATAAAATAAGCTTTGCAGCTTCGTTTTCATAGCCGGATCGAGGGGCGATCGCACCGCCACCTTCTGGTTGAAACGGGTGAGCGCTCGATAGAGGGGATACACTGTTTTCCCAGAGATACCTAACCGATTTAGACTCATCTTCAAAGGCTTAGGAGGCGATTCAACTAAGACTTGCAGTCCTCGACTCCGCCAGGTTGTATTGGGGTTCACCACCTGCAGAGGCGGACGATAGGTTGAATCAACGCCCAAAAACGTCAGCACCTGACCATAGACCCTGTCTACATCAGCCCGCAGGTCATCATAAATAACGACATGCAGTTGCTCTGGCGGAAAGCGATCGACATACCGCTGCACCTGGGGATAAAATTTAGCAATTTCTGTATACAAGACCATCTTAGGATCGGGATAGGCCGGGGGCAGGCGCTTTCCCTGGGCGCGATCGCCCTCAGCAGCGATCGCTTCAGCAAAGTCCAGAATAGGTTCACTATCCATAGAATTACTCAGCCTTTGGCAATAGAGAGAATACACCACATCCACAGGATTTCGCAGCATGATGATGATCTTCATGGCTGGGTTAAGGTCGTAGATCTCTTGAGCAGCGGTCTGAGAATACAGATAGTAGGGCGTTCCCTCACCGCAGCACAAGGCATTCTCATCAAATAAAGCGAGATAGTCCTCTAGTCGCTCGCAGGCCCGGGGCACGTTTAAGTCACGACCAAAAAAGTACGGCTTAGCTGGCGTTGAAATCGCCACCTCGGGATGGTCAGATAAA
This window harbors:
- a CDS encoding FkbM family methyltransferase, producing the protein MTTAPWTAYVSRRWFNPQAWHLRWHKLLAMGQGGGQYLPVQALGQSLRLPKAAHRQFWQGPHADERSLSFLADALPSQGVFFDIGTNIGVYSTALSLAKGRELTVQAFEPIPSTIEVLKETLSLNQVTAHIEAIALSDHVHTLTLSAYDNGANNFWVTDAQADIPTLSVSAVPLDEWMLHHDRIPNAMKIDVEGHELAVLQGAQATIQAYKPALLIECHCGSWESLGVSRQAMVALIESFGYAQVGDRWGRPVDLLTQPSTIHLLCSD
- a CDS encoding glycosyltransferase family 4 protein, yielding MNVVVIADARLPVPPQHYGGTERIVALFCRGLQQRGHHVTLLAHPDSTEGDRLLSHQPPTQVYASRAYRKLWFQGLSLAAIRKADVVYNFGRVDYLWAVLKTSVPVIARFANDIRETDLRWLLQQRSQALALISISDDQRRHVSHLGNWTTVYNGVEGDRFPFTPCPSHPGYLAFLGRLTHNKGVHLAIQVAQKTGLPLKIAGNISDEPGGRQYFETQVQPYLSDTIEWVGVVDDAQKVSFLGNAKALLFPIQWHEPFGIVMAEALSCGTPVIATRWGSAPEVIAHGRTGFLCNDVEDMVQAVQQIDRIDRADCRSECDRRFSHDRMVDGYLQVYHRLVGHPTCLPNLSF
- a CDS encoding glycosyltransferase, with amino-acid sequence MTDPPAPILVHVLNGLALGGNEHLCLQLVRHGPPSIQHRVLNLNPACQTMRSQFLDAGAQVVDCAYHPRQRLRFVSQALAYFQRQRPQAVVVYTFGLHLLVGLAARLAGVTTVVARAGNPLPKDPRQQRLWVRIVQGSRLLGIPIYSCSQSVHESFTRVTSLPAGSRAIPNGCDLQAIARRAQQTRPSRSDRPTVIGMVARLNAIKDQATLLRAIALLHADHPEIALWLIGDGDQRSPLEVLAADLGLAKVVTFWGDRSDVPDLLGKMHLYAFSTTADEGFGIALIEAMAAGLPMVASDVPACREVVGTAGCLVPPGDAPALAAALGTWLDPALRQPWGDRAYQRALEHYTMDTCAATWYGELGWTQEVV
- a CDS encoding FkbM family methyltransferase produces the protein MLSYFKILRSIWIHPANRGQRLGAIARSLYWWLAYRLPQRSVQRQVFGYPVRLDPQGHETRNIVYYTPQAEYDTTRFFQRYLRPGDAVLDIGANIGLYSLLSASLVGERGRVHAFEPCPATFDRLSRTLTDNQLTWVQGHPVALGEQETTLQFTTDLDTVNHVMADAESRSLSMPVACRRLDDVVDGQQQYAIAKLDVEGFELSVLRGASRLLAHQGFDVLIVEINGALYRYGIQADDVVSYLFHLGYDAALYDATAHRFAWILDPCDAWGNVWFISQRHRDRVLARLQLSDRPADPKPVGNVV
- a CDS encoding sulfotransferase, producing the protein MRTPDFLIVGAPKCGTTALCHYLSDHPEVAISTPAKPYFFGRDLNVPRACERLEDYLALFDENALCCGEGTPYYLYSQTAAQEIYDLNPAMKIIIMLRNPVDVVYSLYCQRLSNSMDSEPILDFAEAIAAEGDRAQGKRLPPAYPDPKMVLYTEIAKFYPQVQRYVDRFPPEQLHVVIYDDLRADVDRVYGQVLTFLGVDSTYRPPLQVVNPNTTWRSRGLQVLVESPPKPLKMSLNRLGISGKTVYPLYRALTRFNQKVAVRSPLDPAMKTKLQSLFYSDVEQLSQLLNRSLLHWLED
- a CDS encoding glycosyltransferase — translated: MTSMSKPTVLIALTSLCAEGTPVLVLDLCRQWLAWGIQPVVVTLYDEPRDLEPELRSLRVPLHSLQLPARGYRRYGQLVVGIYRLARQYRAQAFLSMPFGWHTFMAAGARLAGVRRVAAHVGNYPPVGSPSFSKFRQQVQWGRSLTDRLLCCSSYIQSGVVQHFGVPEAETQVVYNACAWEPEGDRPPRSVHQPLTIGMVARLEIHKDQPTLIRAAQRLKQQGIPIQVQLIGEGSRRAEYEALVAELGLEDCVTLLGMRRDIPDVLRQMDLFVFAAKPDEGFGIALVEAMVMGVPVVATQVGACCEVLQDGDLGWLVPPGNPDRLAETIRYVANHPDQAQAVAKKAQDVAQHLFAIATMARDYATVLNILPEQVPYDRSSRADPGSRSQWLSFGRQ
- a CDS encoding FkbM family methyltransferase, whose amino-acid sequence is MSDDIAMTLASSWTVLQQVLESDRQFQGLGLPRGWYLRFHYWGRWCDRRQQPLPVEMVTAHLLEHRVTFPLSFAYAGMAKGILLDREYQLADVLGFVPRTVVDLGANIGLGALYLHCQFPEAQMVCVEPDPRNIPLLRQTLMLNRVPAQVIEGAIGVTSGTLNLRFGQNPACSALETSPMHRLDQQVAVTVQTMPDLLTALGWEHLDLLKIDIEGTEDELLSQNNGWLQRVRAIVLEIHPNTTAETIASYLQPYGFHLTRHGHGQEPVYLAMRSPS
- a CDS encoding FkbM family methyltransferase, giving the protein MPDTLIWAHSALRPVLTGLPPSVQAGARSLYRWLLSQRYGQDGLAIAVQNERSWRLDPLVALRGEMAELETIQAFRRVVQPGMDVIDVGANVGQMTLELAYLVGDQGRVVAVEPGPGNLRLLERHVQGNGFSDRVLMEATACTDQPDQTITLNILGSDTDDIGSGFSVVDAAKLPNPHQLPAHSYPVLTTTVDVLVARHALTPGFLKIDVEGAELQVLEGAQQTLKQYRPIVLVGFHPFAFEDAIAAAQALMDLLPGYSLTTLAGETVPYPQALAEYLAQPLPDTHS